In Magnetococcales bacterium, the genomic stretch TGAAATCATCTCAAAAACAGCTCGAAAAATGGGCAAAGCTGCGAAGATGGGTTGAGTGCCTGGTGGGTAGACTCGTTGGGCATCAGGGTGGCGAGATTCTTGCGCATATCGGAAGGACCCAGCATGCCCGGCACAAACGCCCGCAAGCGCCCCGTAGACAAGCCATCATCATAGGCATTGATCAACAGCGTCAGTTCGATCTGCGAGTGAGAGGCCAGATAGGGTGACAGACTCGCCGTGCCTCGCCCGCCACTGAACAATACCACCCGAATCTTGTTGCGCATGCCCGTTCTCCCCCAGGTTCAACTCGTGTATCGAGCCAGCCGAATCCTGTCGCACATGCCCGTTCTCCCCCAGGATCAACCCGTGTATCGAGCCAGCCGAATCCCGTCACACATGCCCGTTCTCCCCAGGACAAACCCGTGTCTCCTACCGGGAAAAAAAAAGCAGGATCGCAGGGACTTGTCAATCCACAAGGCAGAGTGTCAACAAAGTCCACAAGGCGATCAACCCGTCGCATGTCAATCCACAAAGCGAAATTTCAACAAGGTCCACAAGGCGATCACTCCGTCGATGGGACGAATTTTTTTGCCTTCGGCAACCGTGCGCGGCGCATAGGCAATGGGAACATCCACAATCTTTTGCCTGGCTTTGACCAATTTGGCGGTCAATTCGTGATCGGTTTCAAAACCGCGGGTGCGAACATTGAAATTTTTGATGATGGCCGCCGGATAGATTTTATAGGCCGTCAAGAGATCGGTCAGCCAGCAGCCATAGAGCAGAAAGGCCCAGACACTCAAAACGATATTCATGATCCAGGGTCCCAGGCTTTGCTGGGGATGGCGGCCTGGAAACAGGGTCCACCCCCCCTGTTGCGCCCTGACGCCCAAAATGCGGCTGCCATACACCACGTCACCCCGTGCCAATGCCCGCAACATGGGCAGATAATCCGCCGGGTCGTATTCCAGGTCGGCATCCTGGACCAGAACATAATCGCCCACCGATTGACGAATGCCGTGCTGAACGGCACTTCCCTTGCCGGCATTCGCCTGGCGCAGGACCCGTACACCGGCAAAAGCGGCGGCCACTGACCCGGTTGCATCCCGGGATCCATCATCCACCACTATGATTTCCTTGCCAAACCCCAGGGATTCCGTATCCACGGCCAGAATGCGTTCCAGCAACTGTCCAATAAACTGTTCTTCGTTATAAGCAGGGATGATGATGGACAAGGTCTTCATGGATTCTCACAAAAGGCCGTCTGTGGGTGTCCGGGTCCTTCATTTTTGCCAGGCAAGGGTCCGTTTCAACATTTCGGCAATGTTGCGCATGAGCTTGCCCAGCAAAAACCGTGGATTGAAAATCTTGAGCATGTAGGGAATATTGAGCGGATCCCGCAAGGCAAACATCAGGTAGGTGCGCAGGATGAACCCTGGAAAATTGAAATCTTTCAGGCCGGACGGGGTGTAGGTCCGCACCCCGTCTGAATAGGTTTTGGGCAGCAGACCATCAACAATTTCCCCCTCGCGCACCAGCTCGTCATAGATCGGCGTGCCTGGCAAGGGCTGAAAATTGCCCAGGAATATGAAGTTGAATCGACACCGGCGAATGAAATCCAGGGTCAGCATGAGGTCTTCCCGGGTCTCGCCGGGAAAGCCCACAATGAAAAAAGCCTGGACCTTCAAGCCGGCCTTGCGCAACTGATCCACAACCCCCGGGATCAGGTCGAGATTGATCTTTTTTTTCATGCGTTGCAAGGTCCGGGGGGAACCGCTCTCCGGGGCCACAATCACGAAACGCCAACCCGCCTGTTTCATCAGACGCCACAATTCGGGATCGCCGCGTTGCATGCGGATGCCGTTGGGTGTTCCAAAACCAATTCCCGGCAGGTTGAGGGCGATCATGGCCCGGCAGAATCTTTTGGCATAATCGACATTGAAGGTAAAATTGTCGTCGATGATGTTGAACCAGCGCGTCCCCCATTCATCATAGAGATACTTGATCCAGGCCACGACATACTCCAGGCTGTGGACCCGGACATCGCGCCCGTTCAGGTTGGGTGCATTGCAAAAGGTACACTGGTAGGGACAGCCCCGGGTGACCCAGATGGGGGCATTGTTGATGACGGTGGTGTTCCAGCGATAACCGATTGCCCGATAGCCTTGCAGATCCATGGCCGCATAATCGGGAATGCGAATCCGATCCAGATTGGTTTCCCGTTCCACATCGTTGGTGTGCATCTGTCCGGATCCATCGAGCCAGGTCAGGCCCTTGACCCGGCTCCAATCCGGATTCTGCTGTTCCAGT encodes the following:
- a CDS encoding YvcK family protein is translated as MRVVLFSGGRGTASLSPYLASHSQIELTLLINAYDDGLSTGRLRAFVPGMLGPSDMRKNLATLMPNESTHQALNPSSQLCPFFELFLR
- a CDS encoding glycosyltransferase family 2 protein, whose product is MKTLSIIIPAYNEEQFIGQLLERILAVDTESLGFGKEIIVVDDGSRDATGSVAAAFAGVRVLRQANAGKGSAVQHGIRQSVGDYVLVQDADLEYDPADYLPMLRALARGDVVYGSRILGVRAQQGGWTLFPGRHPQQSLGPWIMNIVLSVWAFLLYGCWLTDLLTAYKIYPAAIIKNFNVRTRGFETDHELTAKLVKARQKIVDVPIAYAPRTVAEGKKIRPIDGVIALWTLLKFRFVD
- a CDS encoding B12-binding domain-containing radical SAM protein, whose amino-acid sequence is MKVALIWPHGFDRTTVMPLALGYLKSNLDLERHEVRIVNCVLTDRDARSPALAAELREFAPRVVGVTCWGPTFPEAMDLFRLVRNILPDAVTVIGGVQASSYYEKIIQNKEIDFLFRGEAELSFPVFLDELEQQNPDWSRVKGLTWLDGSGQMHTNDVERETNLDRIRIPDYAAMDLQGYRAIGYRWNTTVINNAPIWVTRGCPYQCTFCNAPNLNGRDVRVHSLEYVVAWIKYLYDEWGTRWFNIIDDNFTFNVDYAKRFCRAMIALNLPGIGFGTPNGIRMQRGDPELWRLMKQAGWRFVIVAPESGSPRTLQRMKKKINLDLIPGVVDQLRKAGLKVQAFFIVGFPGETREDLMLTLDFIRRCRFNFIFLGNFQPLPGTPIYDELVREGEIVDGLLPKTYSDGVRTYTPSGLKDFNFPGFILRTYLMFALRDPLNIPYMLKIFNPRFLLGKLMRNIAEMLKRTLAWQK